Proteins from one Blattabacterium cuenoti genomic window:
- the thrS gene encoding threonine--tRNA ligase — protein sequence MYKNKLKEDSNTIDHKKIGKKLKFFLFSDRVGIGLPLWLPKGTIFRKNLEEFLTEIQKKNGYEMIITPHIGHKELYIRSGHWDKYGKDNFKSIHTPYKKEEFLLKPMNCPHHCEVYRSQEWSYKDLPKRFAEFGTVYRYEKSGELNGLTRVRCFTQDDAHIFCTNDQLVEEFKKVINLVFYVFRCLGFYEYTIRISLRDTKKIDNYIGSENNWKKAEKAILKAVEEEKINVSINYGEAAFYGPKLDFLVKDSLGRSWQLGTIQVDYNLPERFDLYYKGKNNEKCRPVMIHRAPFGSLERIIAIIIEHTKGNIPSWLTPNQVVILPISNKYIIYAKKILNLMLNYKIRVSIDIRNEKINKKIRDSEDNKIPYMIILGKKEEENKMISLRRHGLGHIGIFSITKGIEIISKEINLKK from the coding sequence ATGTATAAAAATAAATTAAAAGAAGATTCTAATACTATAGATCATAAAAAAATAGGTAAAAAATTAAAATTTTTTCTATTTTCTGATAGAGTTGGTATTGGATTACCGTTATGGCTGCCTAAAGGAACAATTTTTAGAAAGAATTTAGAAGAATTTTTAACTGAAATTCAGAAAAAAAATGGATATGAAATGATAATAACTCCACATATTGGACATAAAGAGTTATATATAAGGAGTGGACATTGGGATAAATATGGAAAAGATAATTTTAAATCTATTCATACACCTTATAAAAAAGAAGAATTTTTATTAAAACCTATGAATTGTCCTCATCATTGTGAAGTTTATCGTTCTCAAGAATGGTCTTATAAAGATCTTCCTAAACGTTTTGCAGAGTTTGGTACAGTATATCGTTATGAAAAAAGTGGAGAACTTAATGGATTAACTAGAGTAAGATGTTTCACTCAAGATGATGCACATATTTTTTGTACTAATGATCAATTAGTAGAAGAATTTAAAAAAGTTATAAACTTAGTTTTTTATGTTTTTAGATGTTTAGGTTTTTATGAATATACAATTAGAATTTCTTTAAGAGATACAAAAAAAATAGATAATTATATTGGATCAGAAAATAATTGGAAAAAGGCGGAAAAAGCTATATTAAAAGCTGTTGAAGAAGAAAAAATTAATGTATCCATAAATTATGGAGAAGCAGCTTTTTATGGCCCAAAACTTGATTTTCTTGTCAAAGATTCTTTAGGAAGAAGTTGGCAATTAGGTACTATTCAAGTAGATTATAATTTACCTGAAAGATTTGATTTATATTATAAAGGTAAAAATAATGAAAAATGTCGTCCAGTAATGATACATAGAGCTCCTTTTGGTTCATTAGAACGAATTATCGCTATTATAATAGAACATACAAAAGGAAATATACCATCATGGTTGACTCCTAATCAAGTAGTTATACTTCCTATAAGTAATAAATATATAATTTATGCAAAAAAAATTTTAAATTTGATGTTAAATTATAAGATTCGAGTATCTATTGATATAAGGAATGAGAAAATTAATAAAAAAATTAGAGATTCTGAAGATAATAAAATACCTTATATGATTATTTTAGGAAAAAAAGAAGAAGAAAATAAAATGATTTCATTACGTCGTCATGGATTAGGACATATAGGAATATTTTCTATCACTAAAGGAATAGAAATAATTTCTAAAGAAATAAA
- a CDS encoding MIP/aquaporin family protein has translation MTKICSEIIGTMILVFLGNGVVANVILSKTKGHSKKNSGEWLTITIGWALAVFMGIIVSSPYSGAHLNPCVTISFAIIGKFNWNMVPFYIFSQFIGAMLGSLFVWILYKDHFMETKNEEDKLSVFVTTPSIRNLYSNFLSEVLSTFIFIFISLYLKTKGFLFLKENKYSIGLGSLEALVPALVVFGIVLSLGGNTGAAINPARDLGPRIIYSIIPIHGKEKNHWNYAFIPVLGPICGSIIASILYLFLS, from the coding sequence ATGACAAAAATATGTTCAGAAATTATAGGAACAATGATTTTAGTATTTTTAGGAAATGGAGTAGTAGCAAATGTAATTTTATCAAAAACTAAGGGTCACAGTAAAAAAAATAGTGGAGAATGGCTTACTATTACTATAGGATGGGCATTAGCTGTTTTTATGGGAATTATAGTTTCTTCTCCTTATAGTGGAGCTCATTTAAATCCATGTGTTACAATTAGTTTTGCAATAATTGGAAAATTTAATTGGAATATGGTTCCATTTTATATTTTTTCTCAATTTATTGGAGCTATGTTAGGGTCTCTATTTGTATGGATTTTATATAAAGACCATTTTATGGAAACTAAAAATGAAGAAGATAAATTATCTGTTTTTGTTACAACTCCTTCTATAAGAAATTTATATTCTAATTTTTTAAGTGAAGTATTATCTACTTTTATTTTTATATTTATTTCTTTATATTTAAAAACTAAAGGTTTTCTTTTTTTGAAAGAAAATAAATATTCTATAGGGTTAGGTTCTTTAGAAGCATTAGTTCCTGCTTTAGTAGTATTCGGTATTGTTTTATCCTTAGGAGGAAATACTGGTGCTGCTATTAATCCTGCTCGTGATTTAGGTCCTAGAATTATATATTCTATTATTCCAATTCATGGAAAAGAAAAAAATCATTGGAATTATGCATTTATTCCTGTATTAGGTCCTATTTGTGGAAGTATAATAGCTTCAATATTATATTTATTTTTATCCTAA
- the glpK gene encoding glycerol kinase GlpK — protein MKKYVLSLDQGTTSSRAIIFDKIGNIISIAQREFTQIYPYPGWVEHNAEEIWSTQASVALEAILKANLDGENIVSIGITNQRETTVVWEKKTGEPIFNAIVWQDRRTYKYCDQIKKEGLTEMIRKKTGLIIDPYFSATKIKWILDNVPGARKKANSGYLAFGTIDSWLIWNLTGKKIHVTDVTNASRTMLFNIHTLNWDKDLIDLFDIPITMLPEVKSSSEIFGYTTGHILSHRIPISGIAGDQQAALFGQMCTKIGMVKNTYGTGCFMLMNVGDSPVFSQNNLITTIAWKIKNKVQYALEGSVFIAGAVVQWLRDGLGLLLSSNEAETLASSVENTEGLYLVPAFSGLGAPYWDQKARGTIVGITRGTSSAHFVRAALESIAFQNMDVLKAMEADSGISIKELRVDGGATVNKLLMQFQSDILNVKVVKSKISELTAAGAAYLAGLSVNYWTSLEDIQKKWQLEQVFEPKGMSSRLERIQGWEKAIKTTRSWSGSVQ, from the coding sequence ATGAAAAAATATGTACTATCATTAGATCAAGGAACGACTAGTTCTAGAGCTATTATTTTTGATAAAATTGGAAATATTATTTCTATAGCTCAAAGAGAATTTACACAAATTTATCCTTATCCTGGATGGGTGGAACATAATGCAGAAGAAATATGGTCTACACAAGCTTCAGTTGCTTTAGAGGCAATTTTAAAAGCAAATTTAGATGGTGAAAATATTGTTTCAATAGGAATAACCAATCAAAGAGAAACTACTGTTGTTTGGGAAAAAAAAACAGGAGAACCTATTTTTAATGCTATTGTATGGCAAGATAGGAGAACATATAAATATTGTGATCAAATTAAAAAAGAAGGATTAACTGAAATGATTAGAAAAAAAACAGGGTTAATTATAGATCCTTATTTTTCTGCTACAAAAATTAAATGGATATTAGATAATGTTCCAGGTGCAAGAAAAAAAGCTAATTCTGGATATTTAGCATTTGGAACTATAGATTCATGGTTAATATGGAATTTAACAGGTAAAAAAATTCATGTTACAGATGTAACCAATGCCTCTCGTACTATGCTTTTTAATATTCATACCCTGAATTGGGATAAAGATTTAATTGATTTATTTGATATTCCGATAACAATGCTACCAGAAGTCAAATCATCTAGTGAAATTTTTGGTTATACTACAGGACATATTCTATCTCATAGAATACCTATATCAGGAATAGCTGGAGATCAACAAGCGGCTCTTTTCGGTCAAATGTGTACTAAAATTGGAATGGTAAAAAATACTTATGGAACAGGTTGTTTTATGTTAATGAATGTAGGAGATTCTCCAGTTTTTTCTCAAAATAATTTAATAACTACTATTGCTTGGAAAATTAAAAATAAAGTTCAATATGCGTTAGAAGGAAGTGTTTTTATTGCAGGAGCTGTTGTTCAATGGCTTAGAGATGGATTAGGTCTTTTATTGTCTTCAAATGAAGCAGAAACTTTAGCTTCTTCAGTAGAAAATACAGAAGGTTTATATCTTGTTCCAGCTTTTTCTGGTTTAGGAGCTCCTTATTGGGATCAAAAAGCTAGAGGAACTATTGTTGGAATAACAAGAGGAACTTCTTCTGCACATTTTGTTCGTGCAGCATTAGAAAGTATTGCTTTTCAAAATATGGATGTTTTAAAAGCTATGGAAGCAGATTCTGGTATATCTATAAAAGAACTTCGTGTAGATGGAGGAGCAACGGTTAATAAATTATTAATGCAATTTCAATCTGATATTTTAAATGTAAAAGTAGTAAAATCAAAAATATCTGAGCTTACAGCAGCTGGAGCTGCTTATTTAGCTGGATTATCTGTAAATTATTGGACTAGTTTAGAAGATATTCAAAAAAAATGGCAATTAGAACAAGTTTTTGAACCAAAAGGTATGTCTAGTCGTTTAGAAAGAATTCAAGGATGGGAAAAAGCAATTAAAACAACTCGTTCATGGTCTGGATCTGTTCAATAA
- a CDS encoding glycerol-3-phosphate dehydrogenase/oxidase gives MMKDFLNRDKFLNILKNVNIWDIIIIGGGATGLGIALDSSSRGYKTLLLEQSDFSKGTTSRSTKLVHGGVRYLAQGNIKLVYEALQERGLLLKNAPHLVKKQKFIIPIFSWKMGFLYWTGLKLYEWLSGSLSFGKSKFLSKNEIIKNFPEIKTHKLKGGILYYDGQFDDSRLAINLAQTCVQKGGILLNYFPVKSLIKKVGNKISGVVAYDIETNKKYSIYSKIVINATGVFSNSISKMDESKCPILIKPSQGTHIVLNKSFFSSLNAVVIPKTSDGRILFCVPWYDHVLVGTTDTFLEKSVLEPKPLEEEIDFILQTFNKYFIINPKKSDILSAFSGLRPLFVHSSIKTKTKDISRSHKIIISSSGLISIVGGKWTTYRKMAEETVNKAIEIGKLNKMPSITKNIKIYGSNSSYKSQNLYWKKYGEDEYHIKKLIEKNPLLKNNLISKCKDSSSYSYYCTEAEVIWMVRFEMARTIEDVLARRFRLLFLNAKEAINVAPKVAALMAKELSRDEKWEKSQIEAFKELAMRYYYPII, from the coding sequence ATGATGAAAGATTTTTTAAATAGAGATAAGTTTTTGAACATTTTAAAAAATGTAAATATTTGGGATATTATCATTATTGGAGGTGGAGCAACAGGATTAGGTATTGCTTTAGATTCTTCTTCTAGAGGATATAAAACTCTTCTTTTAGAACAATCTGATTTTTCTAAAGGTACTACTAGTCGTAGTACAAAATTAGTTCATGGAGGAGTACGGTATTTAGCTCAAGGAAATATAAAATTAGTTTATGAAGCTTTACAAGAAAGAGGACTTTTGTTAAAAAATGCACCTCATTTAGTAAAAAAACAAAAATTTATTATTCCAATTTTTAGTTGGAAAATGGGATTTTTATATTGGACTGGGTTAAAATTATATGAATGGTTATCTGGTTCCTTAAGTTTTGGAAAATCCAAATTTTTATCCAAAAATGAAATAATTAAAAATTTTCCTGAAATTAAAACTCATAAATTAAAAGGAGGTATTTTATATTATGATGGACAATTTGATGATTCTCGTTTAGCAATTAATTTAGCACAAACTTGTGTTCAAAAAGGTGGAATTTTATTAAATTATTTTCCAGTTAAAAGTCTTATAAAAAAAGTTGGAAATAAAATATCTGGAGTTGTAGCTTATGATATTGAAACTAATAAAAAATATTCTATTTATTCAAAAATTGTTATAAATGCTACTGGTGTTTTCTCTAATTCTATTTCAAAAATGGATGAATCAAAATGCCCTATTTTAATAAAACCTAGTCAAGGAACACATATTGTATTAAATAAATCATTTTTTAGTAGTTTAAATGCAGTGGTAATTCCAAAAACTTCGGATGGAAGAATATTATTTTGTGTTCCATGGTATGATCATGTTTTAGTAGGAACCACAGATACTTTTTTAGAAAAAAGTGTTCTTGAACCAAAACCTTTAGAAGAAGAAATAGATTTTATTTTACAAACTTTTAACAAATATTTTATTATAAATCCAAAAAAAAGTGATATACTCAGTGCTTTTTCTGGATTACGTCCTCTTTTTGTTCATTCTTCTATTAAAACTAAAACAAAAGATATTTCTAGATCTCATAAAATTATAATTAGTTCTTCTGGATTAATAAGTATTGTAGGAGGAAAATGGACTACATATAGAAAAATGGCGGAAGAAACTGTTAATAAAGCTATTGAAATAGGAAAATTAAATAAAATGCCTTCTATAACAAAAAATATTAAAATTTATGGATCTAATTCTTCATATAAAAGTCAAAATTTGTATTGGAAAAAATATGGAGAAGATGAATATCATATAAAAAAATTAATTGAAAAAAATCCATTATTAAAAAATAACTTAATATCAAAATGTAAAGATTCTTCTTCTTATTCTTATTATTGTACAGAAGCGGAAGTTATATGGATGGTACGTTTTGAAATGGCTCGAACAATTGAAGATGTTTTAGCAAGAAGGTTCCGTTTATTATTTTTAAATGCAAAAGAAGCAATAAATGTAGCACCAAAAGTGGCAGCATTAATGGCTAAAGAACTTTCTAGAGATGAAAAATGGGAAAAATCACAAATAGAGGCTTTTAAAGAGTTAGCTATGCGTTATTATTATCCTATTATTTGA
- the ffh gene encoding signal recognition particle protein → MFENLQNKFQKALHILKGNDKITEINIASTMKEIGRALIDADVNYKIVKDFIHRITKKSIGKKVFTSLNPKQFIIKIVHDELVKLMGEKTEKINCSKNPSIILICGLQGSGKTSFSAKLAFFLKKKNKSPLLVAADIHRPAAIDQLEFIAEKVNIPVFSLKGNKNIIEILDKSVIYAYEKKRNVIIIDTAGRLSIDKIMMEEIIQINKHSHPDEVLFVVDAMTGQDAINTAQSFSRILNFNGIVMTKLDGDSRGGAAITMSSSVGKPIKFISNGEKIEDIEIFHPDRMANRILGMGDIVSLVEKLQDKFDEKRTKKIYHNISKNRFNFNDLLEQIQQIKKIGNIKNIISMIPGVDRFFSFNDGINQKDSLKKIESIIYSMTHNERKNPKLFTDIKRKERISKGSGVTLNHIDLFFKQFDDINKIMKKINVNSGQKMIKDFISKMMNQKNSI, encoded by the coding sequence ATGTTTGAAAATTTACAAAATAAATTTCAAAAAGCCCTTCATATTTTGAAGGGAAATGATAAAATTACAGAAATCAATATTGCTTCTACTATGAAAGAAATAGGAAGAGCTCTTATTGATGCGGATGTAAATTATAAAATTGTTAAAGATTTTATTCATAGAATTACAAAAAAATCTATTGGAAAAAAAGTATTTACTTCATTAAATCCAAAACAGTTTATTATAAAAATAGTACATGATGAATTAGTAAAATTGATGGGAGAAAAAACTGAAAAAATAAATTGTTCTAAAAATCCTTCTATCATTTTAATTTGTGGATTACAAGGAAGTGGAAAAACTTCTTTTTCTGCTAAACTTGCTTTTTTTTTAAAAAAAAAAAATAAATCTCCTTTATTAGTAGCTGCAGATATTCATAGACCTGCAGCTATAGATCAGTTAGAATTTATTGCAGAAAAAGTAAATATTCCTGTTTTTTCTTTAAAAGGAAATAAAAATATTATAGAAATATTAGATAAATCGGTTATTTATGCTTATGAAAAAAAGAGAAATGTAATTATTATTGATACAGCTGGAAGATTATCTATTGATAAAATAATGATGGAAGAAATAATACAAATTAATAAACATTCTCATCCAGATGAAGTTTTATTTGTTGTAGACGCAATGACAGGACAAGATGCTATTAATACTGCTCAATCTTTTTCAAGAATATTAAATTTTAATGGAATTGTAATGACTAAATTAGATGGAGATAGTAGAGGTGGAGCAGCAATTACTATGTCTAGTTCCGTTGGGAAACCTATAAAATTTATTAGTAATGGAGAAAAAATAGAAGATATTGAAATTTTTCATCCAGATCGTATGGCCAATAGAATTCTAGGAATGGGAGATATAGTTTCTTTAGTAGAGAAATTACAAGATAAATTTGATGAAAAAAGAACTAAAAAAATTTATCATAATATTTCAAAAAATCGTTTTAATTTTAATGATTTATTAGAACAAATTCAACAAATTAAAAAAATAGGAAATATAAAAAATATTATTTCTATGATTCCTGGAGTTGATAGATTTTTTTCTTTTAATGATGGAATTAATCAAAAAGATTCTTTAAAAAAAATAGAATCAATTATTTATTCAATGACACATAATGAAAGAAAAAATCCAAAATTATTTACTGATATTAAAAGAAAAGAAAGAATATCTAAAGGATCTGGTGTAACATTAAATCATATAGATCTTTTTTTTAAACAATTTGATGATATAAATAAAATAATGAAAAAAATTAATGTTAATTCAGGACAAAAAATGATAAAAGATTTTATATCTAAAATGATGAATCAAAAAAATAGTATTTAG
- the argS gene encoding arginine--tRNA ligase, translated as MNDHFQSIEEIAKKSIFILYKLKNFPELNFQYTKKEYSGDLTLVLFSLSKKLKQPVEKVGENIGKYVQSQLRGLIKFSIIEGFLNFIFEDSYYIHILKKMLNPDFYHFKFPSKKIMIEYSSPNTNKPLHLGHVRNSLIGYSLSKILKMVGHKIIKIQIINDRGIHICKSMIAWKKFGKEKTPYDVKMKGDHFVGKYYSLFDKIYRKEMIKNSKQNKISIINEARELLQKWECGDPIIINIWKKMNKWVYNGFEETYRKLEINFDKIEYESNVYKIGKKIIQKGLKKGIFFQKKDGSIWIDLIKEGFDHKLLLRSDQTSVYITQDIGTAVERFKKYNIDQLIYIVGKEQDYHFQILFSILKRLGYTWVNKLSHLSYEMVYLPSGIMKSREGNVIYADSLISKMYSIAKSNFLKKNSKLKKEKKEQDQSAKIIGLGAMKYYFLKIDPKKKIIFYPEKSIDFKGKTGTYIQYTYSRIRSLERKFFKLCSLLNYDWSNIKFDIYEKNLIKILQKYPLILKKSAINLNPSLIANYIFEVSKTFNLLYQKKKLIDPFNIIHSNICMNIIHITGNILKLGMNLLGIKMLDCM; from the coding sequence ATGAATGATCATTTTCAATCTATAGAGGAAATAGCAAAAAAATCTATATTTATTTTATATAAATTAAAAAATTTTCCTGAATTAAATTTTCAATATACAAAAAAAGAATATTCAGGAGATCTTACTTTGGTTTTATTTTCTTTATCTAAAAAATTAAAACAACCTGTAGAAAAAGTAGGAGAAAATATAGGAAAATATGTTCAATCTCAACTAAGAGGTTTGATAAAATTTTCTATTATTGAAGGATTTTTAAATTTTATTTTTGAAGATAGTTATTATATTCATATTTTAAAAAAAATGTTAAATCCAGATTTTTATCATTTTAAATTTCCATCTAAAAAAATTATGATAGAATATTCTTCTCCTAATACGAATAAACCTCTTCATTTAGGACATGTAAGAAATAGTTTAATTGGATATTCTTTATCTAAAATATTAAAAATGGTTGGGCATAAAATAATAAAAATTCAAATTATTAATGATAGAGGAATACATATATGTAAATCAATGATTGCATGGAAAAAATTTGGAAAAGAAAAAACCCCATATGATGTAAAAATGAAAGGGGATCATTTTGTAGGAAAATATTATAGCTTATTTGATAAAATTTATCGTAAAGAAATGATAAAAAATTCTAAACAAAATAAAATTTCAATTATAAATGAAGCTAGAGAATTGTTACAAAAATGGGAATGTGGAGATCCAATAATTATAAATATTTGGAAAAAAATGAATAAATGGGTTTATAATGGTTTTGAAGAAACTTATCGAAAATTAGAAATAAATTTTGATAAAATAGAGTATGAAAGCAATGTGTATAAAATTGGGAAAAAAATTATTCAAAAAGGTCTTAAAAAAGGAATTTTTTTTCAAAAAAAAGATGGATCAATTTGGATTGATTTAATTAAAGAAGGTTTTGATCACAAACTTTTATTGAGATCAGATCAAACTTCAGTATATATAACTCAAGATATTGGCACTGCTGTGGAACGTTTTAAAAAATATAATATAGATCAATTAATATATATTGTAGGAAAAGAACAAGATTATCATTTTCAAATTCTTTTTAGTATATTAAAACGTTTAGGATATACATGGGTAAATAAATTATCTCATTTATCATATGAAATGGTATACTTACCAAGTGGTATTATGAAATCTAGAGAAGGAAATGTAATATACGCAGATAGTCTTATTTCAAAAATGTATTCTATTGCAAAATCCAATTTTTTAAAAAAAAATTCAAAATTAAAAAAAGAAAAAAAAGAACAAGATCAATCTGCTAAAATAATAGGATTAGGTGCTATGAAATATTATTTTTTGAAAATAGATCCAAAAAAAAAAATTATTTTTTATCCTGAAAAATCTATAGATTTTAAAGGAAAAACAGGAACATATATTCAATATACTTATTCTAGAATTCGTTCTTTAGAACGAAAATTTTTTAAATTATGTTCATTATTAAATTATGATTGGTCAAATATTAAATTTGATATATATGAAAAAAATTTAATTAAAATTCTCCAAAAATACCCATTAATTTTAAAAAAATCAGCTATAAATTTAAATCCATCATTAATAGCAAATTATATTTTTGAAGTTTCCAAAACTTTTAATCTTCTTTATCAAAAAAAGAAATTAATAGATCCTTTTAATATTATTCATAGTAATATTTGTATGAATATTATTCATATTACAGGAAATATATTAAAATTGGGAATGAATTTATTAGGTATTAAAATGTTAGATTGTATGTAA
- a CDS encoding branched-chain amino acid aminotransferase — MRIEKILQSRIEKMDFKNISFGHQYSDHMFCSEYKNGKWKNSIIKPFGNIMFSPISPVFHYGQAVFEGMKAYKDKNEEVFLFRPKENFKRINKSAIRLEMPTIPLDIFMNGLIKLIDLDRDWIPKNYGQSLYIRPFLIATNGVLSAKPSKDYMFIIISTPADSYYKYPLKIKIEEKYSRSSSGGVGFTKAAGNYASSFYPTRLANEEGFDQILWTDSSTHTMIEESGTMNVFFWLKNKLITPKANENILSGITCNSIIDLAKKEGIYVEKRDLSVSEIIKGLQKGELKEAFGCGTAAVINYFKMISYKGNNFVLPDIPENQRISFFLKKSLLDIQHNLSEDPFGWRFPLKRFL; from the coding sequence ATGAGAATAGAAAAAATTTTACAATCAAGGATTGAAAAAATGGATTTTAAAAATATTTCCTTTGGTCATCAATATTCAGATCATATGTTTTGTTCTGAATATAAAAATGGAAAATGGAAAAATTCTATTATTAAACCTTTTGGAAATATAATGTTTTCTCCTATATCTCCTGTTTTTCATTACGGACAAGCTGTTTTTGAAGGTATGAAAGCTTATAAGGATAAAAATGAAGAAGTTTTTTTATTTCGTCCAAAAGAAAATTTTAAAAGAATAAATAAATCTGCTATTCGTTTAGAAATGCCTACTATACCATTAGATATATTTATGAATGGATTGATCAAATTGATAGATTTAGATAGAGATTGGATTCCTAAAAATTATGGACAATCTTTATATATTCGTCCTTTTTTAATTGCAACTAATGGAGTTTTATCTGCAAAACCTTCTAAAGATTATATGTTTATAATAATATCTACTCCTGCAGATTCTTATTACAAATATCCTTTAAAAATTAAAATAGAAGAAAAATATAGCCGTTCTTCATCAGGAGGTGTTGGATTTACTAAAGCTGCTGGAAATTATGCTTCTTCTTTTTATCCTACTAGATTAGCAAATGAAGAAGGGTTTGATCAAATATTATGGACTGATTCTTCTACTCATACAATGATAGAAGAATCAGGAACTATGAATGTTTTTTTTTGGTTAAAAAATAAACTTATAACGCCAAAAGCTAATGAAAATATATTAAGTGGAATTACTTGTAATAGTATTATTGATTTAGCAAAAAAAGAAGGAATTTACGTAGAAAAAAGAGATTTAAGTGTTTCAGAAATTATAAAAGGATTACAAAAAGGAGAATTAAAAGAAGCTTTTGGATGTGGTACAGCTGCTGTTATAAATTATTTTAAAATGATTAGTTATAAAGGAAATAATTTTGTATTACCAGATATTCCAGAAAATCAAAGAATATCTTTTTTTTTAAAAAAAAGTTTATTAGACATACAACATAATTTATCAGAAGATCCTTTTGGATGGAGATTTCCATTAAAAAGATTTTTGTAA